The following proteins come from a genomic window of Enterobacter chengduensis:
- the znuC gene encoding zinc ABC transporter ATP-binding protein ZnuC, protein MTTLVSLENISVSFGQRCVLSDVSLDLKPGKILTLLGPNGAGKSTLVRVVLGLVAPDRGAIRREEKLRIGYVPQKLHLDATLPLTVSRFLRLRPGTRKADILPALKRVQAGHLVDAPLQKLSGGETQRVLLARALLSSPQLLVLDEPTQGVDVNGQVALYDLIDQLRRELDCAVLMVSHDLHLVMAKTDEVLCLNHHICCSGTPEVVSMHPEFISMFGPRGAEQLGIYRHHHNHRHDLQGRIVLRRGNGHS, encoded by the coding sequence ATGACGACATTGGTTTCTCTCGAAAATATTTCGGTCTCATTTGGCCAGCGCTGCGTCCTCTCTGACGTGTCGCTCGATCTGAAGCCCGGCAAAATTCTGACGCTGCTCGGTCCCAATGGCGCGGGCAAATCCACCCTGGTGCGCGTGGTGCTGGGCCTGGTCGCCCCCGATCGGGGCGCGATCAGGCGCGAGGAAAAATTGCGTATCGGCTATGTGCCGCAAAAACTTCACCTCGACGCCACGCTGCCGCTGACGGTCAGCCGTTTCCTGCGCCTGCGCCCCGGCACGCGGAAGGCCGATATTCTCCCGGCGCTGAAGCGCGTGCAGGCGGGCCACCTTGTTGATGCCCCGCTGCAAAAACTGTCCGGCGGTGAAACGCAGCGCGTTTTGCTTGCCCGCGCCCTGCTGAGCAGCCCGCAGCTGCTGGTGCTGGATGAGCCGACTCAGGGTGTGGATGTGAATGGTCAGGTTGCGCTTTATGACCTGATCGACCAGCTGCGTCGCGAGCTTGATTGCGCTGTGCTGATGGTGTCCCACGATCTGCATCTGGTGATGGCCAAAACCGACGAAGTGCTGTGCCTCAACCACCATATCTGCTGCTCCGGCACGCCAGAAGTGGTATCAATGCACCCGGAATTTATCTCCATGTTCGGCCCTCGCGGCGCTGAGCAGCTCGGCATTTACCGCCACCATCATAATCATCGCCATGATTTGCAGGGACGAATCGTACTGCGTCGGGGAAACGGACACTCATGA
- the znuB gene encoding zinc ABC transporter permease subunit ZnuB, whose protein sequence is MIELLLPGWLAGIMLACAAGPLGSFVVWRRMSYFGDTLAHASLLGVAFGLLLDVNPFYAVIVVTLLLAAGLVWLEKRPHLAIDTLLGIMAHSALSLGLVVVSLMSNIRVDLMAYLFGDLLAVTPDDLISIAVGVLVVLAILLWQWRNLLAMTVSPDLAFVDGVKLQRVKLLLMLVTALTIGVAMKFVGALIITSLLIIPAATARRFARTPEQMAGVAVIIGMIAVTGGLTFSAFYDTPAGPSVVLSAAVLFIFSMMKKQPNA, encoded by the coding sequence ATGATTGAACTGTTACTGCCCGGCTGGCTGGCCGGGATTATGCTTGCCTGCGCCGCGGGCCCGCTTGGCTCGTTTGTTGTCTGGCGCAGAATGTCTTACTTCGGCGATACCCTGGCGCACGCGTCGCTGCTGGGCGTGGCGTTTGGCCTGCTGCTGGATGTGAACCCTTTTTACGCGGTGATTGTGGTCACGCTGCTGCTGGCGGCCGGCCTGGTCTGGCTGGAAAAGCGCCCTCACCTCGCCATTGATACGCTGCTTGGCATTATGGCGCACAGTGCCCTGTCACTGGGCCTTGTCGTGGTCAGCCTGATGTCGAACATCCGCGTGGATCTGATGGCCTACCTCTTCGGTGACCTGCTGGCCGTGACGCCGGACGATTTAATTTCCATCGCCGTTGGCGTACTGGTGGTACTCGCTATTCTGCTCTGGCAGTGGCGTAACCTGCTGGCGATGACCGTCAGCCCCGACCTGGCATTTGTCGACGGCGTGAAGCTGCAGCGGGTTAAGCTGCTGCTGATGCTGGTGACGGCGTTAACCATTGGTGTCGCGATGAAGTTCGTCGGGGCGCTGATTATTACGTCGCTGCTGATCATCCCCGCCGCCACCGCGCGTCGTTTTGCCCGCACGCCGGAGCAGATGGCCGGTGTGGCCGTGATTATCGGGATGATTGCGGTAACGGGTGGGTTAACCTTCTCGGCGTTCTACGACACGCCTGCCGGGCCGTCAGTGGTGCTCAGTGCGGCGGTGCTGTTTATCTTCAGCATGATGAAAAAACAACCGAATGCCTGA
- the ruvB gene encoding Holliday junction branch migration DNA helicase RuvB, producing the protein MIEADRLVSAGTVQAEDVVDRAIRPKLLDEYIGQPQVRSQMEIFIQAAKLRGDALDHLLIFGPPGLGKTTLANIVANEMGVNLRTTSGPVLEKAGDLAAMLTNLEPHDVLFIDEIHRLSPVVEEVLYPAMEDYQLDIMIGEGPAARSIKIDLPPFTLIGATTRAGSLTSPLRDRFGIVQRLEFYQVADLQHIVGRSARYMGLEMSEEGAFEVAKRSRGTPRIANRLLRRVRDFAEVKHNGSISADIAAQALDMLNVDAEGFDYMDRKLLLAVLDKFFGGPVGLDNLAAAIGEERETIEDVLEPYLIQQGFLQRTPRGRMATVRAWNHFGITPPAMP; encoded by the coding sequence ATGATTGAAGCAGACCGCCTGGTTTCGGCAGGCACTGTTCAGGCAGAGGACGTGGTGGATCGCGCGATTCGCCCAAAGCTGCTTGATGAGTATATCGGCCAGCCGCAGGTTCGTTCCCAGATGGAGATTTTCATCCAGGCGGCAAAGCTGCGCGGCGATGCGCTCGATCACCTGCTGATTTTTGGCCCGCCGGGCTTAGGCAAAACCACCCTGGCAAATATCGTTGCCAATGAAATGGGCGTGAACCTGCGCACGACCTCCGGTCCGGTGCTGGAGAAAGCGGGCGATTTGGCGGCGATGCTGACCAACCTCGAACCCCACGACGTGCTGTTTATCGATGAGATCCACCGCCTGTCACCGGTGGTGGAGGAAGTGCTTTATCCGGCGATGGAAGATTACCAGCTGGATATCATGATCGGTGAAGGGCCAGCCGCGCGTTCCATCAAAATCGATCTGCCACCGTTTACCCTGATTGGCGCAACGACGCGAGCCGGATCGCTGACCTCTCCGCTGCGCGACCGTTTCGGTATCGTGCAGCGCCTCGAGTTTTACCAGGTGGCGGACCTCCAGCACATCGTTGGCCGCAGCGCCCGCTATATGGGGCTGGAAATGAGCGAAGAGGGCGCGTTTGAAGTGGCGAAGCGTTCCCGCGGTACGCCGCGTATCGCCAACCGCCTGCTGCGCCGCGTGCGCGACTTTGCTGAGGTGAAGCACAACGGTTCGATTTCCGCCGACATCGCCGCCCAGGCGCTGGATATGCTTAACGTCGATGCCGAAGGCTTTGACTATATGGACCGCAAGCTGCTGTTAGCGGTGCTGGACAAGTTCTTTGGTGGCCCGGTCGGGCTGGATAACCTGGCGGCGGCAATTGGGGAAGAGCGTGAGACGATTGAGGACGTGCTGGAGCCGTATCTGATCCAACAGGGCTTCCTGCAGCGTACCCCACGTGGCCGTATGGCAACGGTGCGGGCGTGGAATCATTTCGGCATTACGCCACCGGCAATGCCGTAA
- the ruvA gene encoding Holliday junction branch migration protein RuvA gives MIGRLRGIIIEKQPPLVLLEVGGVGYEVHMPMTCFYELPDAGKEAIVFTQFVVREDAQLLYGFNNKQERTLFRELIKTNGVGPKLALAILSGMSAPQFVNAVEREDPAALIKLPGIGKKTAERLIVEMKDRFKGLHGDLFTPAADLVLTSPGAPATDDDAEQEAVAALVALGYKPQEASRMVSKIAKPDASSETLIREALRAAL, from the coding sequence GTGATAGGCAGACTCAGAGGCATCATCATTGAAAAACAACCCCCGTTAGTGCTGCTGGAAGTGGGTGGCGTGGGCTATGAAGTCCATATGCCGATGACCTGTTTCTACGAGCTGCCGGACGCGGGCAAAGAGGCGATTGTCTTTACCCAGTTTGTGGTGCGTGAAGATGCTCAGCTGCTGTACGGCTTCAATAACAAGCAGGAACGCACCCTGTTCCGCGAGCTGATTAAAACCAACGGCGTGGGGCCGAAGCTGGCGCTGGCGATTCTATCCGGCATGTCCGCGCCGCAGTTCGTCAATGCCGTTGAGCGTGAAGATCCAGCGGCGCTGATTAAGCTTCCTGGCATTGGCAAGAAAACGGCAGAACGCCTGATTGTCGAGATGAAGGACCGCTTCAAAGGCCTGCATGGCGATCTCTTCACCCCGGCGGCCGATCTGGTGCTGACCTCGCCGGGTGCCCCAGCAACGGATGACGACGCCGAGCAGGAAGCGGTTGCCGCGCTGGTGGCGCTGGGCTATAAACCTCAGGAGGCCAGCCGTATGGTGAGCAAAATTGCCAAACCGGACGCCAGCAGTGAAACCCTGATTCGTGAAGCGCTGCGCGCTGCATTGTGA
- the ruvC gene encoding crossover junction endodeoxyribonuclease RuvC, with product MSIILGIDPGSRVTGYGVIRQVGRQLTYLGSGCIRTKVDDLPSRLKLIYAGVSEIITQFQPDYFAIEQVFMAKNADSALKLGQARGVAIVAAVNQDLPVFEYAARQVKQTVVGIGSAEKSQVQHMVRTLLKLPANPQADAADALAIAITHCHVSQNAMQMSESRLNLARGRLR from the coding sequence ATGTCGATTATTCTCGGGATTGACCCAGGCTCACGCGTCACCGGTTATGGCGTTATCCGTCAGGTGGGACGCCAGTTAACCTACCTGGGCAGCGGCTGTATTCGCACGAAAGTGGACGATCTGCCGTCGCGCCTGAAGCTCATCTATGCGGGCGTGTCGGAAATCATCACCCAGTTTCAGCCGGACTATTTCGCCATCGAGCAGGTCTTTATGGCGAAAAACGCCGATTCGGCGCTAAAGCTCGGTCAGGCGCGCGGCGTTGCCATCGTCGCTGCCGTGAACCAGGATTTGCCGGTATTTGAATACGCGGCAAGGCAGGTCAAGCAAACGGTGGTGGGCATTGGTAGCGCGGAAAAAAGCCAGGTGCAGCATATGGTGCGCACCTTGCTGAAGCTGCCCGCGAACCCGCAGGCGGACGCCGCCGACGCGCTGGCGATTGCGATTACCCACTGTCACGTCAGCCAGAACGCGATGCAAATGAGCGAGTCGCGGCTCAATCTGGCGCGAGGCAGGTTACGATAA
- a CDS encoding YebC/PmpR family DNA-binding transcriptional regulator, with the protein MAGHSKWANTKHRKAAQDAKRGKIFTKIIRELVTAARLGGGDPASNPRLRAAVDKALSNNMTRDTLNRAIARGVGGDEDANMETIIYEGYGPGGTAVMVECLSDNRNRTVAEVRHAFTKTGGNLGTDGSVAYLFSKKGVISFEKGDEDAIMEAALEAGAEDVVTFDDGAIDVYTAWEEMGAVRDALEAAGLKADNAEVSMIPSTKADMDAETAPKLLRLIDMLEDCDDVQEVYHNGEISDEVAATL; encoded by the coding sequence ATGGCAGGTCATAGTAAGTGGGCCAACACCAAACACCGTAAAGCGGCACAGGATGCCAAACGCGGTAAGATCTTTACTAAAATCATTCGTGAGCTGGTAACAGCTGCACGTCTGGGCGGCGGCGATCCTGCCTCTAACCCGCGTCTGCGCGCGGCGGTGGATAAAGCGCTGTCTAACAACATGACGCGTGACACCCTGAACCGTGCCATCGCACGTGGCGTGGGCGGTGATGAAGACGCGAACATGGAAACCATCATTTATGAAGGTTACGGCCCTGGCGGTACGGCGGTGATGGTGGAGTGTCTGTCCGACAACCGTAACCGTACCGTTGCCGAAGTGCGTCACGCATTCACCAAAACCGGCGGCAACCTGGGTACAGACGGTTCCGTGGCTTACCTGTTCAGCAAAAAAGGCGTTATCTCCTTCGAGAAAGGCGACGAAGATGCGATCATGGAAGCGGCGCTGGAAGCCGGTGCTGAAGACGTCGTGACCTTCGACGACGGTGCAATCGACGTCTACACCGCGTGGGAAGAGATGGGTGCCGTGCGCGATGCGCTGGAAGCGGCTGGCCTGAAAGCGGACAACGCTGAAGTGTCTATGATCCCGTCCACCAAAGCGGACATGGATGCGGAAACCGCACCAAAACTGCTGCGTCTCATCGACATGCTCGAAGACTGCGACGACGTGCAGGAAGTGTACCACAACGGTGAAATCTCTGATGAGGTTGCAGCGACTCTCTGA
- the nudB gene encoding dihydroneopterin triphosphate diphosphatase — protein sequence MTYKLPVSVLVVIYAEDTKRVLMLQRRDDPEFWQSVTGSLEEGETAPQAAAREVKEEVAIDVAREQLTLKDCQRTVEFEIFSHLRHRYAPGTERNTESWFCLALPHEREIVFTEHLTYRWVNAADAAALTKSWSNRQAIEEFVINAA from the coding sequence ATGACATATAAGCTCCCCGTTTCGGTCCTGGTGGTCATTTATGCAGAAGACACGAAGCGGGTGCTGATGTTGCAGCGGCGCGATGACCCTGAATTCTGGCAGTCGGTTACCGGCAGTCTGGAAGAGGGGGAGACCGCGCCGCAGGCCGCCGCGCGTGAAGTAAAGGAAGAGGTCGCCATTGACGTTGCCCGCGAGCAACTGACCCTGAAGGACTGTCAGCGCACGGTGGAGTTTGAAATTTTTAGCCATTTACGTCATCGCTACGCGCCGGGTACCGAGCGCAATACGGAGTCGTGGTTCTGTCTCGCGCTCCCCCATGAACGGGAGATCGTGTTTACCGAACACCTGACCTACCGCTGGGTGAATGCGGCGGACGCCGCCGCACTGACCAAGTCGTGGAGCAACCGGCAGGCGATTGAAGAATTTGTAATTAACGCTGCCTGA
- the aspS gene encoding aspartate--tRNA ligase, with the protein MRTEYCGQLRQSHVGQQVTLCGWVNRRRDLGSLIFIDMRDREGIVQVFFDPDRADALKLASELRNEFCIQVTGTVRARDEKNVNADMATGAIEVLASDLVIINRAEALPLDSNHVNTEEARLKYRYLDLRRPEMAQRLKTRAKITSLVRRFMDDHGFLDIETPMLTKATPEGARDYLVPSRVHKGKFYALPQSPQLFKQLLMMSGFDRYYQIVKCFRDEDLRADRQPEFTQIDVETSFMTAEQVREVMEALVRSLWNDVKGVELGDFPIMTFAEAERRYGSDKPDLRNPMELVDVADLVKAVEFAVFAGPANDPKGRVAALRVPGGAALSRKQIDDYGNFIKIYGAKGLAYIKVTERAKGLEGITSPVAKFLNAEIVEAILERTGAQDGDMIFFGADNKKVVADAMGALRLKLGKDLSLTDETKWAPLWVIDFPMFEDDGEGGLTAMHHPFTSPKEMTAAELKASPEDAVANAYDMVINGYEVGGGSVRIHSGEMQQTVFGILGINEQEQREKFGFLLDALKYGTPPHAGLAFGLDRLTMLLTGTDNIRDVIAFPKTTAAACLMTEAPSFANPAALAELGIEVVKKEEKN; encoded by the coding sequence ATGCGTACAGAATATTGCGGGCAGCTGCGTCAGTCCCACGTCGGACAGCAGGTGACCCTGTGTGGTTGGGTCAATCGTCGTCGTGATCTTGGTAGCCTTATCTTCATCGATATGCGCGACCGCGAAGGTATCGTTCAGGTGTTCTTCGATCCAGACCGCGCAGATGCGTTGAAGCTGGCCTCTGAGCTGCGTAATGAGTTCTGCATCCAGGTCACCGGCACCGTGCGCGCGCGTGACGAGAAAAACGTTAATGCCGACATGGCGACGGGCGCCATTGAAGTGCTGGCGTCTGACCTGGTTATCATTAACCGTGCAGAAGCGCTGCCGCTGGACTCCAACCACGTCAACACTGAAGAAGCGCGTCTGAAATACCGCTACCTGGATCTGCGTCGCCCGGAAATGGCTCAGCGCCTGAAAACCCGTGCGAAAATCACCAGCCTGGTGCGTCGCTTTATGGATGACCACGGTTTCCTCGACATCGAAACCCCGATGCTGACCAAAGCCACGCCGGAAGGCGCGCGCGATTACCTGGTCCCATCCCGCGTCCATAAAGGCAAATTCTACGCGCTGCCGCAGTCTCCACAGCTGTTCAAACAGCTGCTGATGATGTCCGGCTTCGATCGCTACTATCAAATCGTTAAGTGCTTCCGCGACGAAGACCTGCGCGCTGACCGTCAGCCAGAATTTACCCAGATCGATGTGGAAACCTCCTTCATGACCGCCGAGCAGGTGCGTGAGGTGATGGAAGCGCTGGTGCGCAGCCTGTGGAACGACGTGAAAGGCGTTGAGCTGGGCGATTTCCCGATCATGACCTTCGCTGAAGCGGAACGCCGCTACGGCTCCGACAAGCCAGACCTGCGCAACCCGATGGAGCTGGTGGACGTGGCAGACCTGGTGAAAGCCGTTGAGTTTGCCGTATTCGCAGGCCCGGCTAACGATCCGAAAGGCCGCGTGGCGGCCCTGCGCGTGCCGGGCGGTGCAGCCCTGAGCCGCAAGCAGATCGACGACTACGGCAACTTCATCAAGATCTACGGCGCGAAAGGTCTGGCCTATATTAAAGTGACCGAACGCGCGAAAGGTCTGGAAGGCATTACCAGCCCGGTTGCGAAATTCCTGAACGCAGAGATCGTGGAAGCCATCCTTGAGCGCACCGGCGCGCAGGACGGCGATATGATCTTCTTCGGCGCAGACAACAAGAAGGTTGTTGCCGACGCGATGGGCGCGCTGCGTCTGAAGCTGGGCAAAGACCTGAGCCTGACCGACGAAACCAAATGGGCGCCGCTGTGGGTTATCGACTTCCCGATGTTTGAAGACGACGGCGAAGGCGGCCTGACCGCGATGCACCACCCGTTCACCTCGCCAAAAGAGATGACGGCGGCAGAGCTGAAAGCGTCTCCGGAAGATGCGGTTGCGAATGCTTACGACATGGTGATCAACGGCTACGAAGTGGGCGGCGGTTCCGTGCGTATTCACAGCGGTGAAATGCAGCAGACCGTGTTCGGCATCCTGGGCATCAACGAGCAGGAGCAGCGCGAGAAGTTCGGCTTCCTGCTGGACGCCCTGAAATACGGTACGCCGCCGCACGCGGGTCTGGCGTTCGGTCTTGATCGTCTGACCATGCTGCTGACCGGCACCGATAACATCCGTGACGTTATCGCCTTCCCGAAAACCACTGCCGCAGCGTGTCTGATGACCGAAGCGCCAAGCTTTGCCAACCCGGCCGCGCTGGCCGAGCTGGGCATCGAAGTGGTGAAGAAGGAAGAGAAAAACTGA
- a CDS encoding hydrolase, producing the protein MLTLDASKTALVVIDLQEGILPFAGGPHAADDVVSRAARLAQTCRASGAPVVMVRVGWSADFAEALKQPVDAQAPAHALPENWWTYPAALGKREGDIEVTKRQWGAFYGTDLELQLRRRGIDTIILCGISTNIGVESTARNAWELGFNLVIAEDACSAASAEQHQGSMTHIFPRIGRVRSTDEILSAL; encoded by the coding sequence ATGTTAACACTTGATGCCAGTAAAACCGCGCTTGTCGTCATTGATTTACAGGAAGGCATTCTGCCCTTCGCGGGTGGCCCGCACGCCGCGGATGACGTGGTTAGCCGCGCCGCTCGCCTGGCGCAAACATGTCGCGCCAGCGGTGCGCCGGTTGTCATGGTGCGCGTCGGCTGGTCTGCCGATTTCGCCGAAGCGTTAAAGCAGCCCGTTGATGCCCAGGCGCCTGCTCATGCCCTGCCGGAAAACTGGTGGACGTACCCGGCCGCACTCGGCAAACGCGAGGGTGATATCGAAGTGACGAAACGCCAGTGGGGCGCCTTCTACGGAACCGACCTGGAATTACAGCTCCGCCGTCGCGGTATCGACACGATTATCCTGTGCGGCATTTCCACCAACATCGGCGTGGAGTCTACCGCCCGCAACGCGTGGGAGCTGGGCTTTAATCTGGTGATTGCCGAAGATGCCTGCAGCGCGGCCTCCGCGGAACAGCACCAGGGCAGCATGACCCATATCTTCCCGCGCATCGGTCGCGTGCGCAGCACGGACGAGATCCTCAGCGCGCTATGA
- a CDS encoding DUF72 domain-containing protein, whose translation MMYVGLPQWSHPKWVRLGITSLEEYARHFNCVEGNTTLYALPKAEIVERWRAQTTDDFRFCFKFPATISHNAALRNCGDLTEEFFTRMSPLANRIGQYWLQLPATFGPRDLPALWQFLDALPREFTYGVEVRHAEFFAKGEAEIALNRGLLERAVNRVILDSRPVHGAIPHSEAIVDAQRKKPKVPVHAIVTAQNPMVRFIGSDNMQQNQAMFAVWLQKLAKWEHTTTPYLFLHTPDIAQAPELVDALWQALQAAVPSVGSAPSIPQQSSLF comes from the coding sequence ATGATGTATGTGGGGTTACCCCAGTGGTCGCACCCGAAATGGGTGCGCCTGGGCATCACCAGCCTTGAGGAGTATGCCCGACACTTCAACTGCGTCGAGGGCAACACCACCCTGTACGCGCTGCCCAAAGCCGAGATTGTCGAGCGCTGGCGGGCGCAAACGACGGACGATTTCCGCTTCTGTTTTAAGTTTCCGGCGACTATCTCCCACAACGCCGCGCTGCGCAACTGCGGAGATTTAACCGAAGAGTTCTTTACGCGCATGTCGCCGCTGGCGAACCGTATTGGGCAATACTGGCTCCAGCTTCCCGCCACGTTTGGCCCACGCGATCTGCCTGCCCTGTGGCAGTTTCTTGATGCCCTGCCCCGCGAGTTTACCTACGGCGTGGAGGTCAGGCATGCTGAATTTTTTGCCAAAGGTGAAGCAGAAATAGCGCTCAACCGCGGCCTGCTGGAACGTGCGGTCAACCGCGTCATTCTCGACAGTCGCCCTGTCCACGGTGCAATCCCGCACAGTGAAGCGATTGTGGATGCGCAACGCAAAAAACCGAAAGTGCCGGTCCACGCAATCGTCACCGCGCAAAATCCGATGGTCAGGTTTATCGGCAGCGACAACATGCAGCAAAATCAGGCGATGTTCGCCGTCTGGCTGCAAAAATTAGCGAAGTGGGAGCACACCACTACGCCCTATCTCTTTTTGCACACGCCGGATATCGCCCAGGCACCCGAACTGGTCGATGCTCTGTGGCAGGCCTTGCAGGCTGCGGTGCCGTCCGTGGGCAGCGCCCCCTCCATCCCACAACAATCTTCTCTTTTCTGA
- a CDS encoding MAPEG family protein — MVSALYAVLGALLLIKFSFDVVRLRTLYRVSYGDGGFSELQSAIRIHGNAVEYIPAALILLLFMEMNGAETWMVHVCGLLLIVGRLMHYYGFHHRLIRWRRSGMSATWCSLLLMVLANLWYMPWELVFSLH, encoded by the coding sequence ATGGTCAGCGCGCTGTATGCGGTGTTAGGTGCATTACTGCTGATTAAGTTTTCATTTGATGTTGTGCGCCTCAGAACGCTGTACCGCGTCTCTTACGGTGACGGCGGATTTTCAGAGCTGCAAAGCGCTATCCGCATTCACGGCAACGCGGTCGAATACATCCCCGCGGCCTTAATTCTGCTGCTTTTTATGGAGATGAATGGCGCAGAAACCTGGATGGTTCACGTTTGTGGCCTGCTTCTTATTGTTGGCCGACTGATGCATTATTACGGCTTTCACCACCGCTTAATCCGCTGGCGTCGTTCCGGCATGAGCGCGACCTGGTGTTCGCTTTTGCTGATGGTGCTGGCCAACCTGTGGTATATGCCGTGGGAGTTGGTTTTCTCCCTCCATTAG
- the cmoA gene encoding carboxy-S-adenosyl-L-methionine synthase CmoA translates to MSDRDTLFSAPIASLGDWTFDERVAEVFPDMIQRSVPGYSNIISMIGMLAERFVQPGTQVYDLGCSLGAATLSVRRNVHHEGCRIIAVDNSPAMVERCRRHIDAYKAPVPVDVVEGDIREIEIHNASMVVLNFTLQFLVPEDRQLLLDKIYQGLNPGGALVLSEKFSFEDAEVGELLFNMHHDFKRANGYSELEISQKRSMLENVMLTDSVETHKARLSKAGFEHSELWFQCFNFGSLVALKAGEPA, encoded by the coding sequence ATGTCAGATCGCGACACGCTTTTTTCCGCGCCTATCGCCAGCCTGGGCGACTGGACCTTCGATGAACGGGTAGCCGAAGTCTTCCCGGATATGATCCAGCGCTCTGTTCCCGGTTACTCCAATATTATCTCTATGATCGGCATGCTGGCTGAGCGCTTCGTTCAACCCGGCACGCAGGTCTATGACCTGGGCTGCTCGCTCGGCGCGGCAACGCTGTCGGTTCGTCGTAACGTTCACCACGAAGGCTGCCGAATCATTGCCGTCGATAACTCCCCGGCCATGGTTGAACGCTGCCGTCGCCATATTGACGCCTATAAAGCCCCTGTTCCGGTGGACGTGGTGGAAGGCGATATTCGCGAGATCGAGATCCACAACGCCTCAATGGTGGTGCTGAATTTCACCCTGCAGTTCCTGGTGCCGGAAGACCGCCAGCTGCTGCTGGACAAAATTTATCAGGGGCTGAACCCCGGCGGCGCGCTGGTGCTCTCAGAGAAATTCAGCTTCGAAGATGCCGAGGTTGGCGAACTGCTGTTCAATATGCACCACGACTTCAAGCGGGCGAACGGCTACAGCGAGCTGGAGATCAGCCAGAAGCGCAGCATGCTCGAAAACGTGATGCTGACGGATTCCGTCGAAACCCACAAGGCGCGCCTGAGCAAAGCCGGGTTTGAGCACAGCGAGCTGTGGTTCCAGTGCTTTAACTTTGGCTCTCTGGTGGCGCTGAAGGCGGGGGAACCGGCATGA
- the cmoB gene encoding tRNA 5-methoxyuridine(34)/uridine 5-oxyacetic acid(34) synthase CmoB translates to MIEFSNFYQLIAKNHLAHWLETLPAQIAAWQRDQQHGLLKQWSNAVEFLPELTPHRLDLLHSVTAESEAPLPAGQINRIETLMRNLMPWRKGPFSLYGVNINTEWRSDWKWDRVLPHLSDLTGRTILDVGCGSGYHMWRMIGAGAHLAVGIDPMQLFLCQFEAVRKLLGNDQRAHLLPLGIEQLPALKAFDTVFSMGVLYHRRSPLEHLWQLKDQLVSGGELVLETLVIEGDEHAVLVPGDRYAQMRNVYFIPSALALKNWLEKCGFVDVRIADVSVTSIEEQRRTDWMITESLEQFLDPADHSKTIEGYPAPMRAVLIATKP, encoded by the coding sequence ATGATCGAATTCAGCAACTTCTATCAGCTGATTGCCAAAAACCACCTCGCCCACTGGCTGGAAACCCTGCCCGCGCAGATTGCCGCCTGGCAGCGCGATCAGCAGCACGGCCTGTTAAAGCAGTGGTCAAATGCGGTGGAGTTTCTGCCGGAACTGACCCCGCATCGTCTGGATCTTCTGCACAGCGTCACCGCCGAGAGTGAAGCACCGCTCCCGGCCGGGCAGATTAACCGCATCGAAACGCTAATGCGCAACCTGATGCCGTGGCGCAAAGGGCCGTTCTCGCTCTACGGGGTGAATATCAACACCGAATGGCGCTCGGACTGGAAATGGGATCGCGTTCTGCCTCATCTGTCCGATTTGACCGGTCGCACCATTCTGGACGTGGGCTGCGGCAGCGGTTACCACATGTGGCGCATGATTGGCGCGGGCGCGCATCTGGCGGTGGGTATCGACCCGATGCAGCTATTCCTTTGCCAGTTTGAAGCGGTGCGTAAGCTGCTGGGTAACGACCAGCGCGCGCACCTGCTCCCGCTGGGCATTGAACAGCTCCCGGCCCTGAAAGCGTTTGATACCGTCTTCTCCATGGGCGTGCTGTATCACCGTCGCTCCCCGCTTGAGCATCTGTGGCAACTGAAGGATCAGCTGGTCAGCGGCGGCGAGCTGGTGCTGGAAACGCTGGTGATTGAGGGCGATGAACACGCCGTACTGGTGCCGGGCGATCGCTACGCGCAGATGCGTAACGTTTACTTCATCCCGTCCGCGCTGGCATTGAAGAACTGGCTGGAGAAGTGCGGCTTTGTGGACGTGCGGATTGCCGACGTCAGCGTGACGTCAATCGAGGAGCAGCGCCGCACCGACTGGATGATCACCGAATCGCTGGAGCAGTTCCTCGACCCGGCGGACCACAGCAAAACCATCGAAGGCTATCCGGCCCCGATGCGTGCGGTGTTGATTGCGACCAAGCCGTAG